In Fibrobacter sp. UWB10, a single window of DNA contains:
- the yajC gene encoding preprotein translocase subunit YajC, translating to MKLSALLVTLSSIAAFAQEAAEAEQQPSAISSFLPLILLFVVMWLFFIRPKNKEMKKMEEMRKALKKGDKVITTAGIIGTVTNIDETGTTISVRTGSTTIIDFEKSAILRVLNAETATAAKTEEKK from the coding sequence ATGAAACTTTCTGCACTTCTCGTGACCCTTTCCTCCATTGCCGCCTTCGCTCAGGAAGCAGCCGAAGCTGAACAGCAGCCGAGCGCCATCAGCAGCTTCTTGCCGCTCATTCTCTTGTTCGTGGTGATGTGGCTTTTCTTCATCCGTCCGAAGAACAAGGAAATGAAGAAGATGGAAGAAATGCGCAAGGCCCTCAAGAAGGGTGACAAGGTGATCACCACCGCTGGCATTATCGGCACTGTTACCAACATCGATGAAACCGGCACCACGATTTCTGTGCGTACGGGTTCCACCACCATCATCGATTTTGAAAAGTCCGCAATTCTCCGCGTTCTGAACGCTGAAACTGCGACCGCAGCAAAGACCGAAGAAAAGAAGTAA
- a CDS encoding cyclic nucleotide-binding domain-containing protein translates to MILEEGQVLFREGAPSEKLYVIRDGELQGTNSRNSEVNTYGPGVLIGELSLLKKEPCSETVTATEDSELIEITPDNLDETLEQEPTWFKSIITFLTGRLQIAGDNKRKSDKIKALPSLLYILDSLSVRTKVNEEADVSLAEVIDGVENLFNLSKDNIEDLLKILEDLEILKIQGPQIHVKNANVVHLLYESIRYRARYKKMPPQILSMTEQMVLNAVIKTVQQSKEPLKNGTFTVSTDSLLKVGKRAMFGATLTTRTMLPLLERKLLNASIKIADTSSLPEITEIPSFFGDFDTILDLMELNRIYPLLDKKLV, encoded by the coding sequence ATGATTCTTGAAGAAGGACAAGTACTGTTCCGCGAAGGCGCCCCGAGCGAAAAGCTTTACGTGATTCGCGACGGCGAACTGCAAGGCACCAATTCCCGCAACAGCGAAGTGAACACTTACGGCCCGGGCGTTCTGATTGGTGAACTTTCGCTCCTTAAAAAAGAGCCCTGCTCCGAAACGGTTACGGCAACCGAAGATTCTGAACTGATTGAAATCACGCCCGACAACTTAGACGAAACTCTGGAGCAGGAACCCACCTGGTTCAAGTCCATCATTACGTTCTTGACGGGCCGCCTGCAGATTGCTGGCGACAACAAGCGCAAAAGCGACAAGATTAAGGCGTTGCCTAGCCTGCTCTACATTCTGGATTCGCTTTCGGTTCGCACCAAGGTTAACGAAGAAGCCGACGTTTCTCTCGCCGAAGTCATAGACGGCGTCGAGAATCTTTTCAACCTTTCGAAAGACAACATCGAAGACTTGTTGAAGATTCTGGAAGACCTGGAAATCTTGAAGATTCAGGGGCCGCAGATTCATGTGAAGAACGCGAACGTGGTACACCTGCTGTACGAATCGATTCGTTACCGCGCCCGCTACAAGAAGATGCCGCCGCAGATTCTTTCGATGACCGAACAGATGGTACTGAACGCCGTCATCAAGACCGTGCAGCAAAGCAAGGAACCGCTCAAGAACGGCACCTTTACCGTATCAACCGATTCGCTCCTGAAAGTCGGCAAGCGCGCCATGTTTGGCGCCACGCTTACCACGCGCACCATGCTCCCGCTCTTGGAACGCAAGCTGTTGAACGCATCTATAAAAATTGCGGACACCAGTTCACTCCCCGAAATCACCGAGATTCCGTCGTTTTTCGGGGATTTTGATACCATCCTTGACTTGATGGAACTCAACCGCATTTACCCGCTGCTCGACAAGAAGCTCGTTTGA
- a CDS encoding cyclic nucleotide-binding domain-containing protein, which yields MTSRQQLIPPTHQSVKAGFVVYSPGSEYRSIVILEEGELVAREVTPPHSVVFTMRPGDLVGVAALLEREPFRYELSASKDSKITLVTEECMESELKRLPLWLLALIRSLSAKTHQLKRATVKTRVQNSLKSIAEYLSHKPKDTEFNLAELIREYCFLTKISTAAAQEDLKSLLRRHLIKLSQKDGRIFCKIADPELLHIFTDYLRAQERGVEYAPYKLNIVQKKILVFLSASEGIKPKTGPEWITFIHEKFSDADVSQWINLLKKEWFVKAEPNNPDCDHFVVNRLQVHYYLKALRYETNIRGVL from the coding sequence ATGACCTCGCGTCAACAATTAATCCCGCCCACGCACCAAAGCGTGAAGGCGGGTTTTGTTGTTTATTCACCCGGGAGCGAATACCGGAGCATCGTTATCCTTGAAGAAGGAGAACTCGTTGCCCGCGAAGTTACGCCCCCGCATTCTGTCGTATTCACTATGCGACCGGGAGATCTGGTCGGAGTGGCGGCACTGCTTGAACGCGAACCGTTCAGGTATGAACTTTCGGCAAGCAAAGATTCCAAGATTACACTCGTAACCGAAGAGTGCATGGAATCTGAACTGAAAAGGCTTCCGTTGTGGCTCTTGGCCCTCATTCGTAGTCTTTCTGCAAAGACGCATCAGCTCAAGCGCGCAACCGTCAAGACCCGCGTGCAGAACTCGCTCAAGAGTATTGCCGAATACTTGAGCCACAAGCCCAAGGACACCGAATTCAACCTGGCTGAACTGATTCGCGAATACTGCTTTTTGACAAAGATTTCGACCGCCGCCGCACAGGAAGACTTGAAGTCGCTTTTGCGCAGGCACTTGATTAAACTGTCGCAAAAAGACGGTCGCATTTTCTGCAAAATTGCAGACCCAGAACTTTTGCACATTTTTACGGACTACCTGCGCGCCCAAGAACGCGGTGTCGAATACGCTCCGTACAAATTAAACATCGTGCAGAAAAAGATTCTTGTATTCCTTTCGGCAAGCGAAGGGATCAAGCCCAAGACCGGGCCAGAATGGATTACTTTCATTCACGAAAAGTTTAGCGACGCCGATGTTTCGCAGTGGATTAATTTGTTAAAAAAGGAATGGTTCGTGAAAGCCGAGCCAAACAATCCTGACTGCGACCACTTTGTCGTTAACAGGCTCCAAGTGCATTATTACTTGAAAGCCTTGCGCTACGAAACCAACATTCGGGGGGTACTATGA
- the rplS gene encoding 50S ribosomal protein L19, producing the protein MSLNIEAIHNENLKTDLPELRAGDTVTVNVKVIEGTKERIQPFKGVVIQKKNTGISATLTVRKMSGSVAVERIFPLHSPRIDSIVLDRPGKVRQARIYYMRDLRGKAARIDERQA; encoded by the coding sequence ATGTCCCTGAACATTGAAGCAATCCACAACGAAAACTTGAAGACCGACCTTCCCGAACTCCGCGCCGGTGACACCGTTACCGTGAACGTGAAGGTGATCGAAGGCACCAAGGAACGTATCCAGCCGTTCAAGGGTGTTGTGATCCAGAAGAAGAACACCGGTATTTCTGCAACTCTTACCGTCCGCAAGATGAGCGGCAGCGTGGCCGTGGAACGTATTTTCCCGCTCCACTCCCCCCGTATCGATTCCATCGTTCTCGATCGTCCGGGTAAGGTCCGTCAGGCTCGCATCTACTACATGCGCGACCTCCGCGGTAAGGCTGCTCGTATCGACGAACGTCAGGCTTAA
- the trmD gene encoding tRNA (guanosine(37)-N1)-methyltransferase TrmD translates to MKIDCITIFPEMFAPMKQSIMGRAQSKGLMEFNTVYLRDFAINDYGQVDDVPYGGEPGMVLRPEPLANAIRSTGVKEDGGKVIYLTADGVPFTHKLAKELSKESHLVLVCGHYKGIDDRIRQSEVDLEISIGDFVVSGGELPAMLVTDAVVRLLDGALGNKESGETDSFAQGVLGWPVYTRPEVFEGKKVPEVLLSGHHANIKAWRRQESLKRTQERRPDIFKNLEEDTKFGIK, encoded by the coding sequence GTGAAGATCGACTGCATCACCATTTTTCCCGAGATGTTTGCACCCATGAAGCAATCGATCATGGGTCGCGCCCAGAGCAAGGGACTGATGGAATTCAATACCGTCTACCTGCGCGACTTTGCCATCAACGACTACGGCCAGGTGGACGACGTGCCCTATGGCGGCGAACCGGGAATGGTCCTTAGGCCCGAACCGCTCGCAAACGCTATTCGCAGCACGGGAGTCAAGGAAGATGGCGGCAAAGTCATCTACCTGACTGCAGACGGCGTTCCCTTTACCCACAAGCTGGCCAAGGAACTTTCCAAGGAAAGCCACCTGGTACTTGTCTGCGGGCACTACAAGGGAATCGACGACCGCATCCGCCAGTCCGAGGTCGACCTGGAAATTTCTATCGGTGATTTTGTTGTGAGCGGAGGCGAACTACCTGCCATGCTCGTGACGGATGCCGTAGTGAGACTCCTGGACGGGGCTCTCGGCAACAAGGAATCCGGCGAAACCGATTCCTTTGCGCAGGGGGTACTGGGATGGCCGGTCTATACCCGACCCGAAGTTTTTGAAGGAAAAAAGGTCCCCGAAGTGCTCCTTTCGGGCCATCACGCGAACATTAAAGCCTGGAGGCGCCAAGAATCGTTAAAAAGAACGCAAGAAAGACGCCCAGACATCTTTAAAAATCTTGAAGAAGATACTAAATTTGGCATCAAATAA
- the rimM gene encoding ribosome maturation factor RimM (Essential for efficient processing of 16S rRNA) has product MSESEEYITVCQLMRTHGVKGYIKAMPLTHDLTRHEKLKDVMLKKTNGEQVQLTLEDSRLANNLWLLKFKGYDTPESLTHFVNADVMIPESERLPAPEGEYYLDDLIGFRAKLEDGRDVGEVLEVEELPTVNAFHVKFDAAFQREFSAKTILAPWIDDCVLDVDEDGNSIIFSADYLKSLCPEER; this is encoded by the coding sequence ATGTCTGAGTCCGAAGAATACATCACCGTATGCCAGCTCATGCGCACGCATGGCGTCAAGGGATACATCAAGGCGATGCCGCTCACTCACGACCTTACGCGTCATGAGAAGCTCAAGGACGTGATGCTAAAGAAGACCAATGGTGAACAGGTCCAATTGACTCTGGAAGATTCCAGGCTTGCAAACAATCTGTGGTTATTAAAGTTCAAGGGGTACGACACGCCGGAATCCCTGACTCACTTCGTGAATGCAGACGTAATGATTCCCGAATCGGAGAGGCTCCCCGCCCCCGAAGGTGAATATTACCTGGACGATCTGATTGGGTTCCGCGCAAAACTGGAAGACGGTCGTGATGTAGGTGAAGTGCTCGAAGTCGAAGAGCTGCCTACCGTGAACGCGTTTCACGTCAAGTTCGACGCGGCCTTCCAACGCGAATTTTCCGCAAAGACAATCCTCGCCCCCTGGATAGACGACTGTGTCTTGGACGTGGACGAAGATGGCAACAGCATCATTTTTAGCGCAGACTACTTAAAGAGCCTGTGCCCGGAGGAAAGGTGA
- the rpsP gene encoding 30S ribosomal protein S16, with product MATVIRLARFGKRHNPIYRAVVIDSRKARDDSFIEQVGFYNPNSKTPEIKFEQEKVLKWLQTGAQPSDTVRSLLKKVGIMDLFHEIRAGRSIEGKTATPRAEKAKKAKLGPKALAKIEAEKAAKEAAAAEAAAAAEAPAEAPAAEA from the coding sequence ATGGCAACCGTTATCCGTCTCGCTCGTTTCGGCAAGCGTCACAACCCCATCTACCGCGCCGTGGTGATTGATTCCCGCAAGGCTCGCGACGATAGCTTTATCGAACAGGTGGGTTTCTACAACCCGAATTCCAAGACTCCGGAAATCAAGTTCGAACAGGAAAAGGTCCTCAAGTGGCTCCAGACTGGTGCACAGCCGTCTGACACCGTTCGCAGCCTCCTCAAGAAGGTCGGCATCATGGACTTGTTCCACGAAATCCGCGCTGGCCGTTCTATCGAAGGCAAGACCGCTACTCCGCGTGCTGAAAAGGCCAAGAAGGCCAAGCTCGGTCCTAAGGCTCTCGCCAAGATCGAAGCTGAAAAGGCCGCTAAGGAAGCCGCCGCTGCTGAAGCCGCTGCCGCCGCAGAAGCTCCTGCAGAAGCACCCGCTGCCGAAGCATAA
- a CDS encoding amidophosphoribosyltransferase yields the protein MGGFCGVVSKEDCVSDLFFGTDYHSHLGTHRGGLAVLKANGHFHRSIHNIQNTPFRSKFEHDLPSFAGNVGIGVISDTDPQPLVMTSKLGTFAIVTVGLITNIEEIKNELFKNNCMQLQYSTTSGMVGPTEVVSALIATQDSIVDGLKYVQEKIKGSCSVLLMDENGKFYASRDKWGRTPIVLGKKDGAMIALQESCALHNLGFEYVRDMGPGEIAELTPEGDKTLVAPGKKMAICSFLWVYYGYPASTYEGRNVEMTRYRCGSALAKRTPTEADAACGIPDSGTSHALGYAHEAGIKFARPFVKYTPTWARSFMPQDQKQRERVASMKLIPIPGLIKDRRLVFCDDSIVRGTQLGKQALKLYSLGCKETHMRIACPPLVYPCKFINFSRSKNEYDLITRRYIRDQEGENADIEKYTNPDGEAYKGMVEYIRQKLNLTTLAFQRIDDVIHAIGLPEDQLCTYCWSGKDYAETGDCYHCPCHSDDSDKE from the coding sequence ATGGGCGGCTTTTGCGGTGTTGTTTCTAAAGAAGATTGCGTAAGCGATCTCTTCTTCGGAACCGACTACCATTCACACCTTGGAACCCACCGTGGCGGTTTGGCTGTTCTCAAAGCTAACGGACACTTCCATCGTTCAATCCACAATATCCAGAACACCCCGTTCCGCAGCAAGTTTGAACATGACTTGCCCTCTTTTGCCGGAAACGTTGGTATCGGCGTTATTTCGGATACTGACCCGCAGCCGCTCGTGATGACATCTAAGCTCGGCACGTTCGCTATCGTGACCGTCGGCTTGATCACCAACATCGAAGAAATCAAGAACGAGCTGTTCAAGAACAACTGCATGCAGCTCCAGTATTCCACGACTAGCGGAATGGTCGGACCGACCGAAGTGGTGTCCGCCCTGATTGCAACGCAAGATTCCATTGTCGATGGTCTCAAGTACGTTCAAGAAAAAATCAAGGGAAGCTGCTCCGTTCTTTTGATGGACGAAAACGGCAAGTTCTACGCAAGCCGCGACAAGTGGGGCCGTACGCCGATCGTGCTCGGCAAGAAAGACGGCGCCATGATTGCCCTGCAAGAAAGCTGCGCCCTCCATAACCTCGGTTTTGAATATGTCCGCGACATGGGTCCGGGCGAAATCGCCGAACTCACACCGGAAGGCGACAAGACTCTCGTTGCCCCGGGCAAGAAGATGGCTATCTGCTCATTCCTGTGGGTTTACTACGGCTACCCGGCTTCGACTTACGAAGGCCGCAATGTGGAAATGACCCGCTACCGTTGCGGTTCTGCCCTTGCAAAGCGCACCCCCACCGAAGCAGATGCCGCCTGCGGTATTCCTGACTCCGGTACATCTCACGCCCTCGGCTACGCTCACGAAGCTGGCATCAAGTTTGCCCGCCCGTTCGTGAAGTACACTCCGACTTGGGCCCGTTCCTTTATGCCGCAAGACCAGAAGCAGCGCGAACGCGTGGCATCCATGAAGTTGATTCCGATTCCGGGACTCATCAAGGACCGCCGCCTGGTGTTCTGCGACGACTCCATTGTGCGTGGTACCCAGCTCGGTAAGCAGGCTCTGAAGCTTTATTCACTTGGTTGTAAAGAAACGCACATGCGTATCGCATGCCCGCCGCTCGTTTACCCCTGTAAGTTCATCAACTTCTCTCGTTCCAAGAACGAATACGACTTGATCACCCGCCGCTACATTCGCGACCAGGAAGGTGAAAACGCCGATATCGAGAAGTACACTAATCCGGATGGCGAAGCCTACAAGGGCATGGTCGAATACATCCGCCAGAAGTTGAACCTCACGACTCTCGCTTTCCAGCGCATCGACGACGTGATTCACGCTATTGGCCTGCCCGAAGACCAGCTCTGCACTTACTGCTGGAGCGGTAAGGACTACGCCGAAACGGGTGACTGCTACCACTGCCCCTGTCACAGCGACGACAGCGACAAAGAATAA
- a CDS encoding GGDEF domain-containing protein yields MDSLLSIEDISMALSLDYECVFFVDIESDNYAMFAFSGNHKNLELNETSNFWADTRVNLETVVYEDDKTWFAENIATKEKLVASVQNGNTFRGKYRIVANGTPVWYSMKVVRGQGKQRDYLIIGVTNIDKQERESLALKQKASKSELYGQIVMALAERYDALYMVDLETNHYVQYKSERVFCELSIALEGDDFFNQLKKDALSVIYKDDIPLLTAALERSVLLKELDDHGVFTFTYRLNSPDGPLFVKMVAVYSDKKHIVISVTNIDSQIRREQKIREEASIAYEKARRDGLTGIKNKTAYGEFEAKLNQQIQSGEDVVFAIAICDVNGLKDVNDTRGHIVGDEYIKAASRLVCNTFRHSPVFRVGGDEFVAILRGGDFEIREKLQNDFAETVKRNALDGQVVMACGISVFDKTCDHSVADVFKKADALMYQNKVSLKGARR; encoded by the coding sequence ATGGATTCGCTTTTGTCTATAGAAGATATTTCGATGGCTCTCTCGCTCGATTACGAGTGCGTGTTTTTTGTCGATATAGAAAGCGATAACTACGCCATGTTTGCGTTCAGCGGGAACCATAAAAACCTTGAATTGAACGAAACGAGTAATTTCTGGGCCGATACCCGCGTAAACTTGGAAACGGTTGTCTATGAAGATGACAAGACCTGGTTTGCTGAAAATATTGCTACTAAAGAAAAGCTTGTCGCTTCTGTACAGAACGGAAATACCTTTAGAGGAAAGTATCGCATTGTTGCGAATGGAACCCCGGTTTGGTATTCCATGAAGGTTGTTCGTGGGCAGGGTAAACAGCGCGATTATTTGATTATCGGTGTTACAAACATCGACAAACAGGAACGAGAAAGTCTGGCTCTTAAGCAGAAAGCTTCTAAAAGTGAACTGTACGGCCAGATCGTGATGGCGCTTGCTGAACGCTACGACGCCCTTTACATGGTGGATCTGGAAACAAACCATTATGTGCAATACAAGAGCGAACGTGTGTTCTGCGAACTGAGTATTGCCCTTGAAGGCGATGATTTCTTCAATCAGCTTAAAAAAGATGCTCTTAGCGTCATTTACAAAGATGATATCCCGTTGCTGACGGCTGCTTTGGAAAGAAGTGTCCTTTTGAAGGAACTGGATGATCATGGCGTGTTTACGTTTACCTATCGCCTGAATTCTCCTGATGGTCCTTTGTTTGTAAAAATGGTGGCCGTTTATTCCGATAAAAAGCATATCGTGATTAGCGTGACCAACATTGATTCTCAAATTCGCCGTGAACAGAAAATTAGGGAAGAGGCCAGCATTGCCTATGAAAAGGCTCGCCGTGACGGCTTGACGGGAATCAAGAACAAGACTGCTTATGGTGAATTTGAAGCCAAACTGAACCAGCAAATCCAGTCGGGCGAAGATGTTGTATTCGCCATTGCCATTTGCGATGTGAACGGTCTTAAGGATGTTAATGATACGCGCGGACATATCGTGGGTGACGAATATATCAAGGCGGCTAGCAGGCTTGTGTGCAACACGTTCAGACACAGTCCGGTGTTCCGTGTAGGTGGTGACGAATTTGTAGCGATTCTTCGTGGTGGAGATTTTGAAATCCGCGAAAAGTTGCAGAATGATTTTGCAGAAACTGTAAAACGGAATGCCCTTGATGGTCAAGTAGTTATGGCCTGTGGTATTTCTGTTTTTGACAAGACTTGCGACCATAGCGTTGCCGATGTCTTTAAAAAAGCCGATGCTTTAATGTATCAAAATAAGGTAAGCCTAAAGGGCGCTCGCAGATAA
- a CDS encoding DUF1846 domain-containing protein — translation MFKVGFDNAAYLKTQSEKIAERIAKFGGKLYLEFGGKLFDDHHASRVLPGFAPDSKIRMLEKLKDKAEVIIAINAGDIEKNKVRGDLGITYDQDVLRLIDAFRGYGLYVSSVVLTRWQEQPSAVAYQKKLEGLGLKVYRHYPIAGYPSNIPLVVSDDGYGKNEFVETSRELVVVTAPGPGSGKMAVCLSQIYHENKRGVKAGYAKFETFPIWNIPLKHPVNLAYEAATADLNDVNMIDPFHLEAYGQTTINYNRDVEIFPVLNALFTRILGESPYKSPTDMGVNMAGNCIVDDDAVCEAARQEIIRRYYNTLCDVRKGNADKDQVYKQELIMEQAQISTANRPVIAAAVKKAEESEGPAVAIQLNDGAIITGKTSSLLGASSAMLLDSLKHLAGIPDEVRLLSPMVIEPIQNLKTKQLGHKNPRLHMDEVLVALSVCALTDYNAKIAMEKLPELRHCEVHSSVILSQVDVGVFRRLGVNLTTEPTYQTSKLYHG, via the coding sequence ATGTTTAAAGTTGGTTTTGATAACGCAGCGTACCTCAAGACGCAGTCCGAAAAAATTGCCGAACGCATTGCAAAGTTTGGCGGAAAACTTTATCTAGAATTTGGCGGAAAACTGTTCGATGACCATCACGCATCTCGCGTGTTGCCTGGCTTTGCGCCCGATAGTAAAATCCGCATGCTCGAAAAGCTCAAGGACAAGGCCGAGGTCATTATCGCCATTAATGCCGGCGATATCGAAAAGAACAAGGTTCGCGGCGACTTGGGCATTACCTACGATCAAGATGTCTTGCGCCTGATTGATGCCTTCCGCGGTTATGGTCTTTATGTGAGCTCCGTGGTGTTGACCCGCTGGCAGGAACAGCCGAGTGCCGTTGCCTACCAGAAAAAACTCGAAGGTTTAGGCCTCAAGGTTTATCGTCATTATCCGATTGCGGGTTACCCGAGCAACATTCCGCTGGTGGTGAGCGATGACGGTTACGGCAAGAATGAATTTGTTGAAACTTCTCGCGAACTTGTGGTGGTGACGGCTCCGGGCCCCGGAAGTGGAAAGATGGCTGTGTGCCTTTCGCAGATTTACCACGAAAACAAGCGTGGTGTAAAGGCTGGCTATGCCAAGTTTGAAACGTTCCCGATTTGGAACATTCCGCTTAAGCACCCGGTGAACCTCGCATACGAAGCCGCCACCGCCGACTTGAACGATGTGAACATGATTGACCCGTTCCACTTGGAAGCCTACGGACAGACGACCATCAATTACAATCGCGACGTGGAAATCTTCCCGGTGCTGAACGCCCTGTTTACCCGTATTCTCGGTGAATCTCCGTACAAGAGTCCGACCGATATGGGCGTGAACATGGCCGGCAATTGCATTGTTGATGACGATGCTGTTTGCGAAGCCGCTCGCCAGGAAATCATCCGTCGCTACTACAACACGCTTTGCGACGTGCGTAAGGGCAACGCCGACAAGGATCAAGTTTACAAGCAGGAACTGATTATGGAACAAGCCCAGATCAGTACTGCAAACCGCCCCGTGATTGCGGCTGCCGTCAAGAAGGCCGAAGAATCCGAAGGCCCGGCTGTAGCAATTCAGCTGAACGATGGCGCTATCATTACGGGTAAGACTTCGTCTTTGCTTGGCGCCTCTTCTGCAATGCTTTTGGATTCGCTGAAGCACTTGGCAGGTATCCCTGACGAGGTGCGTCTGCTTTCGCCCATGGTGATTGAACCGATTCAGAACCTGAAGACCAAACAGCTCGGCCACAAGAACCCGCGCCTGCACATGGACGAAGTCTTGGTCGCGCTCTCTGTTTGCGCCCTCACGGATTATAACGCCAAGATTGCTATGGAAAAACTCCCGGAACTTCGCCACTGCGAAGTGCATTCCAGCGTGATTCTGTCGCAGGTCGACGTGGGCGTGTTCCGCCGCTTGGGAGTAAATCTCACCACGGAACCTACTTATCAGACAAGTAAGCTGTACCATGGCTAA
- the dapA gene encoding 4-hydroxy-tetrahydrodipicolinate synthase, with the protein MQITNASQLTGVFPALFTPLKNDDPKNLRNSIDYKKMGQMIDDVIANGASGVLPAVTTGQSATVSPQQHLDIIKFTLDYVDGRVPVIAGAGSNCTRESIEMIENVQKIAPVAVLCVTGYYNNPPQEGLLKHYRTLSSETGAKIVIYNVPGRTSSYVHPDTLIELAEDKNIIGLKQAVEFGFGEKFHEDTMRVIKETKGKDFAVMSGEDGLFADLLEMGGTGLISASGNIPEATKTFVDLYKAFQAGDKDTAHNLQKAARDFVDITFCRKNPIPLGTLFNSPLFQPLVSVKDTANGADAVARIMKLIDEKAPSLKKYHV; encoded by the coding sequence ATGCAGATTACTAACGCTTCTCAACTTACTGGTGTTTTCCCCGCGTTGTTCACTCCGCTCAAGAACGACGATCCCAAGAACCTTCGCAACTCCATCGACTACAAGAAGATGGGTCAGATGATTGATGACGTGATTGCTAACGGTGCAAGTGGCGTGCTCCCTGCCGTGACCACGGGTCAGAGTGCGACGGTTTCTCCGCAGCAGCACCTGGATATCATCAAGTTTACGCTCGACTATGTGGACGGCCGCGTGCCCGTGATTGCCGGTGCCGGTTCCAACTGCACTCGCGAATCTATCGAAATGATTGAAAACGTTCAGAAGATTGCCCCGGTGGCAGTTCTCTGCGTGACTGGCTATTACAACAACCCGCCGCAGGAAGGCCTCCTGAAGCACTACCGTACGCTCAGCAGCGAAACGGGTGCCAAGATCGTGATTTACAACGTTCCGGGCCGTACCTCTAGCTACGTGCACCCCGACACCTTGATTGAACTTGCCGAAGACAAGAACATCATCGGTCTGAAGCAGGCTGTCGAATTCGGCTTTGGCGAAAAGTTCCACGAAGACACGATGCGCGTGATCAAGGAAACGAAGGGCAAGGACTTCGCCGTGATGAGCGGTGAAGACGGTCTCTTCGCAGACTTGCTCGAAATGGGCGGCACGGGCCTCATCAGCGCTTCGGGCAACATTCCTGAAGCAACGAAGACCTTTGTCGATCTCTACAAGGCATTCCAGGCCGGTGACAAGGACACAGCTCACAACCTTCAGAAGGCTGCACGCGACTTTGTCGACATCACGTTCTGCCGCAAGAACCCGATTCCGCTGGGCACGCTGTTCAACAGCCCGCTGTTCCAGCCGCTCGTAAGCGTGAAGGACACTGCTAACGGTGCCGACGCTGTTGCCCGCATCATGAAGCTTATCGACGAAAAGGCCCCGAGCCTCAAGAAGTACCACGTTTAA
- a CDS encoding nuclease-related domain-containing protein gives MLILWGFIFVMLVFILWMKIFQNQIIGHIGEKHTAGIIKAISRGCVFRDVYVNGCHGVQQIDIIAVTEKGILVVEKKTYIGLIVGSEYDKQWKIFAAQGRRKYSMKNPHHQNFGHIQALLENFPAMKNLCVDVVIFGNNAKLGDKIPANTIRDADFQRFYNSLPNLLSQQQISDFVNQIQTLESKRAEYKKLHRQKIRGKRS, from the coding sequence ATGCTTATTCTTTGGGGCTTTATTTTTGTTATGCTGGTTTTCATCTTATGGATGAAAATCTTTCAGAATCAAATTATTGGACATATCGGAGAAAAACATACTGCGGGTATTATAAAAGCTATTTCTAGAGGTTGCGTTTTTAGGGATGTGTATGTGAATGGCTGTCATGGAGTTCAGCAAATTGATATTATCGCAGTTACTGAAAAAGGAATTCTTGTTGTTGAGAAGAAGACTTATATCGGTTTAATTGTTGGATCGGAATACGATAAGCAATGGAAAATTTTTGCTGCGCAGGGACGGCGGAAATATTCTATGAAAAATCCGCATCATCAGAATTTCGGTCACATTCAAGCGTTGCTTGAAAATTTCCCTGCGATGAAGAATTTGTGCGTTGATGTCGTTATATTTGGTAATAACGCTAAACTTGGTGACAAAATTCCTGCGAATACGATTCGAGATGCAGATTTCCAAAGGTTCTATAATAGCTTGCCTAATTTATTGTCTCAGCAACAAATCTCAGATTTTGTAAATCAAATCCAAACTCTTGAATCTAAAAGAGCTGAATACAAAAAGTTGCATAGGCAGAAAATTAGGGGTAAGAGAAGTTGA